The following coding sequences lie in one Cydia strobilella chromosome 20, ilCydStro3.1, whole genome shotgun sequence genomic window:
- the LOC134750775 gene encoding myrosinase 1-like codes for MLFYIFWLITISAANIRIKTLSTKQFPRDFIFGVATAAYQIEGAWDVDGKGPSIWDYLVHTDPDHIADKSNGDIAANSYYNYKRDIEMLKELGITHYRFSISWTRILPFGRANYVNQRGIDYYNQFIDELLANDIVPFATIYHWDLPQILQEHGGWLNEKIVDWFGDYARIVFQNFGDRVKLWMTINEPFVHCFFSYGYGVHAPKIRSPGIGFYECGRHILLANARAYHIYNDEFRSTQGGKVGIGLNCEHVFPASDSKDNIEGTKDYLAIHFGQYMHPIFSKSGNYPQRMIHRVQAASTAQGHNSSRLRGFNQDQITYIKGSADFLGLNHYYTKYIYRNNSVIGMFEAPSMDDDAFAASYFNQSWPRSHAPWIREYGPGLHYLLAHIKDTYDNPLVYVTENGVSTIAGLNDHTRVSYYRSYLSAVLDALAEGCNVQGYFAWSLMDNYEWSYGYTQRFGLYEVDWEDPERTRTPRKSAFVYREIIRSRTIDYAYNPDPYAGGASAVKSSLLVFVIVVLTVFFS; via the exons TTGGCTCATAACAATCAGTGCTGCCAACATAAGAATCAAAACGCTGTCAACAAAACAGTTCCCTCGCGACTTCATATTTGGCGTTGCTACTGCCGCTTACCAGATAGAAGGGGCATGGGATGTCGACG GTAAGGGTCCCTCGATATGGGACTACTTAGTCCATACGGACCCTGACCACATCGCTGACAAGAGCAACGGAGACATCGCCGCTAACTCTTATTACAACTACAAAAGGGACATTGAAATGTTGAAGGAGTTAGGTATTACACATTACAG GTTCTCCATATCCTGGACAAGAATTCTTCCATTTGGCCGAGCCAACTACGTCAACCAACGAGGCATCGactattacaatcaattcatTGATGAATTGCTAGCAAATGATATCGTACCTTTTGCGACCATCTACCATTGGGACTTGCCTCAAATTCTTCAGGAACATGGTGGCTGGCTGAATGAGAAGATAGTTGACTGGTTTGGAGACTATGCTCGAATCGTGTTTCAAAACTTTGGTGATCGCGTGAAGCTCTGGATGACAATAAATGAGCCATTTGTCCATTGCTTCTTTAGCTACGGTTACGGCGTCCATGCTCCTAAAATCAGGTCCCCAGGCATTGGGTTCTATGAGTGTGGAAGGCATATTCTACTGGCGAATGCCAGGGCATACCATATATACAACGATGAGTTTAGAAGTACGCAAGGTGGTAAAGTTGGTATCGGTTTGAACTGTGAACATGTATTCCCTGCTTCGGATTCGAAAGATAATATTGAAGGCACTAAAGACTACTTAGCTATCCAC TTTGGCCAATACATGCACCCAATCTTCTCAAAATCTGGAAACTACCCGCAGCGAATGATACACCGCGTGCAGGCTGCTAGCACTGCTCAAGGACACAACTCCTCAAGACTGCGTGGCTTTAATCAAGACCAGATTACCTACATCAAAGGCAGCGCAGATTTCCTGGGACTCAACCATTATTatacgaaatatatatatagaaacaatTCTGTCATTGGAATGTTTGAGGCACCGTCGATGGACGATGATGCATTTGCAGCTTCGTATTTCAATCAATCTTGGCCGAGATCGCACGCTCCATGGATTAGG GAGTATGGACCTGGTTTGCACTACCTCCTGGCCCACATAAAGGACACGTACGACAACCCCCTGGTATATGTAACAGAGAACGGAGTATCAACTATTGCTGGCCTGAACGACCACACTAGAGTATCCTATTATAGAAGCTATCTTAGTGCGGTGCTTGATGCGTTGGCTGAAG GCTGCAACGTCCAAGGATACTTTGCTTGGAGCTTAATGGACAATTATGAATGGTCTTACGGTTATAC CCAACGCTTCGGCCTGTACGAGGTGGATTGGGAAGATCCTGAGCGGACCAGGACGCCCAGGAAGTCAGCGTTCGTCTACAGAGAAATTATACGTAGTCGGACAATTGACTACGCCTATAATCCTGACCCATACGCCGGCGGCGCGAGCGCCGTCAAAAGCTCTCTCCTTGTTTTCGTTATTGTTGttttaactgtattttttaGCTAA